Proteins encoded together in one Priestia aryabhattai window:
- a CDS encoding DUF3298 and DUF4163 domain-containing protein translates to MKGFKKVIAAILLFAVLFSPLVPYSKAEAKVMWGDQELVKGQIGRVTMLKDTSLYNIKNNKLAAAKKVSKGQIYRVYSYSGKYGGIYGVSKGLYAQKSSSIKYERAPSDKIQALGITVTKKSLASNISYPEASGLFNKPFEASFNRKFLNIAKETQQANKELKEQEKKDRENGWATGPYFQNMKYSVPYNQDNILSISVTNDKYSGGAHGMTWINTYNYNLLKAKQLSLKDVITDQKQLGKVNKYIREQMIARNKKGAQFWVDDFKSVNLTQDQFYYMDGGIVIIFGEYEYGPYANGISFFKVPYSVFK, encoded by the coding sequence ATGAAAGGTTTTAAAAAAGTTATAGCCGCCATTTTACTTTTTGCTGTATTATTCTCACCTCTTGTTCCATATTCAAAGGCAGAAGCTAAAGTAATGTGGGGAGATCAAGAACTAGTCAAAGGCCAAATAGGGCGCGTTACAATGTTAAAGGATACTAGTTTGTATAACATTAAAAACAATAAATTAGCAGCAGCTAAAAAAGTCTCAAAAGGTCAAATATATCGTGTTTATTCTTACTCTGGAAAATACGGTGGGATTTATGGTGTATCCAAAGGTTTATATGCTCAAAAATCATCTAGCATCAAGTATGAGAGAGCACCTAGTGACAAAATTCAAGCGTTGGGAATAACCGTCACAAAAAAATCATTAGCAAGTAATATTAGCTATCCAGAAGCATCTGGTCTGTTTAATAAACCATTTGAGGCTAGTTTCAATAGAAAATTCTTAAACATCGCTAAAGAAACTCAGCAAGCAAATAAAGAATTAAAAGAACAGGAGAAGAAGGACCGTGAAAACGGTTGGGCCACAGGTCCTTATTTTCAAAATATGAAATACTCTGTACCTTACAATCAAGATAATATTTTAAGTATTTCTGTTACCAATGATAAGTACTCTGGCGGTGCACATGGTATGACTTGGATCAATACTTACAATTATAATTTATTAAAGGCTAAGCAACTTAGTTTGAAAGATGTCATTACAGATCAAAAGCAATTAGGCAAAGTAAATAAATATATTCGTGAACAAATGATTGCTCGTAATAAAAAAGGGGCGCAATTCTGGGTTGATGATTTCAAATCTGTGAACTTAACTCAAGATCAATTTTATTATATGGACGGTGGCATTGTGATTATATTTGGTGAATATGAATACGGACCTTACGCTAACGGTATTAGTTTCTTCAAAGTTCCATATTCTGTTTTTAAGTAA
- a CDS encoding TetR/AcrR family transcriptional regulator: MVKVDRRIARTQEAIKKAFLELMSEKNFDGITIQDIADRANINRATVYLHYLDKFDLLDKVMEEHITNMSDFCESEAEMDWIESTVHCMEYLESNYLFFSTMLASEGARYFRSRFVQHNIEEFKKDVDITKGKNLGQNEEIVVEFVANAYVGVVEWWLKNEMPYSPREMAEKVGELLERNL; encoded by the coding sequence ATGGTGAAAGTAGATAGAAGAATAGCTAGAACCCAAGAAGCGATTAAAAAAGCTTTTCTTGAGTTAATGTCAGAAAAAAATTTCGATGGTATTACAATTCAAGACATTGCTGACCGAGCAAATATCAATCGTGCAACTGTTTATCTTCATTATTTAGATAAATTCGACCTGTTGGATAAGGTTATGGAAGAGCATATTACAAACATGAGTGATTTTTGTGAATCAGAAGCTGAAATGGATTGGATTGAATCGACTGTACACTGCATGGAATATCTTGAAAGCAACTATTTGTTTTTTTCAACGATGTTAGCAAGTGAAGGAGCTCGGTATTTCCGCAGTCGGTTTGTTCAACACAATATCGAAGAGTTTAAAAAAGATGTTGATATAACAAAAGGAAAAAACTTGGGTCAAAATGAAGAGATAGTGGTTGAATTTGTTGCCAATGCTTACGTTGGCGTAGTGGAGTGGTGGCTCAAAAATGAGATGCCATATTCACCGAGGGAAATGGCAGAAAAAGTAGGGGAGCTTTTAGAAAGAAACTTATAA
- a CDS encoding alpha/beta hydrolase produces the protein MGNYIFELSEKVIRKSVSYTNRFGINIAADLYLPKDFDDSKKHAAVIIGSPYGGVKEQGAGIYAQNMAERGFVALTFDPSYNGYSGGEPRHLSSPDLFVEDFSAAVDYVGTRPFVDRNQIGAIGMCGSGGFAISAAQVDRRIKAVATVSMYDISRAQSQGFNDTLTEKERNEMLDAIAEQRYAEFEGGQPVLTPRGAPIGFDDNTDPIGREFGEFYSTPRGYHPNSITQFTMTSSMSFMNFPLMTYIKSISPRPILFIMGEQAHSRYFSEDAYEMAAEPKELHVVPNAGHVDLYDKTNLIPFDKLETFFTENLK, from the coding sequence ATAGGTAACTATATTTTTGAACTAAGCGAGAAAGTAATCAGAAAGTCTGTTTCATACACGAACAGATTTGGAATTAACATTGCAGCAGATCTTTACTTACCAAAAGACTTTGATGATTCAAAGAAGCATGCAGCCGTTATTATCGGTTCACCTTATGGTGGCGTTAAAGAGCAAGGTGCTGGTATTTATGCTCAAAACATGGCAGAGCGTGGATTTGTCGCTCTAACATTTGATCCATCGTACAACGGATATAGTGGTGGAGAGCCCAGACACCTTTCTTCACCGGATTTGTTCGTAGAAGATTTTAGTGCAGCCGTTGATTATGTAGGTACACGTCCATTTGTAGATAGAAATCAAATTGGTGCTATCGGTATGTGTGGAAGTGGCGGTTTCGCAATTAGTGCAGCGCAGGTTGACAGAAGAATCAAGGCCGTAGCTACGGTCAGCATGTACGATATCTCTCGTGCGCAATCTCAAGGTTTCAACGATACATTAACTGAAAAAGAGCGTAACGAGATGCTTGATGCAATTGCTGAACAACGTTATGCGGAGTTTGAAGGCGGCCAACCAGTGCTGACTCCAAGAGGAGCACCAATTGGATTCGACGACAATACAGATCCTATTGGCCGTGAGTTTGGTGAGTTCTATTCTACACCTCGCGGATATCATCCAAATTCAATTACGCAATTTACTATGACAAGCAGCATGTCATTTATGAACTTCCCTCTTATGACGTATATTAAATCGATTTCGCCAAGGCCGATTTTATTCATTATGGGGGAGCAGGCTCACTCACGCTATTTTAGTGAAGATGCGTATGAAATGGCAGCAGAACCTAAAGAATTACACGTTGTTCCAAATGCAGGACACGTTGATTTATACGATAAAACGAACCTTATTCCATTCGATAAGTTGGAGACATTCTTTACCGAGAATTTGAAGTAA
- a CDS encoding winged helix-turn-helix transcriptional regulator yields MSDFKSDQYGPCTLPVKHACPIELTMHIMGGKWKGIILSLLSKSPMYYNAMRREIPGITQRILTLQLRDMEKNGLIEREETNDNPKRVLYYLTDLGESFVPILKSLEKWGNTYISQQEEGLKKS; encoded by the coding sequence ATGTCAGACTTTAAAAGTGATCAATACGGTCCTTGTACGTTACCTGTAAAGCATGCTTGTCCAATTGAGTTAACGATGCATATTATGGGTGGTAAATGGAAAGGTATTATTTTATCTTTGTTATCAAAATCACCCATGTATTATAATGCAATGCGCCGTGAAATACCGGGTATTACCCAGCGCATCCTTACACTGCAGCTTAGGGATATGGAAAAAAACGGATTGATTGAAAGAGAAGAAACAAACGATAACCCTAAAAGGGTTTTATATTATTTAACAGATCTTGGAGAAAGCTTTGTTCCAATACTAAAATCTTTAGAGAAATGGGGCAATACTTATATAAGTCAGCAGGAAGAAGGATTAAAAAAATCTTAA
- a CDS encoding carbon-nitrogen family hydrolase, whose protein sequence is MKIQLFQMEIIEGEVKQNEKRIESLFEEKLDIDTEIVVIPEMWNTGYDLKNVAEKADIDLKRTFPFIQSLATKHHVNIIAGSVSNKRNDNIYNTAFAVSKTGELLYQKDKIHLVPMLDEHHYLTGGDEVPNVFEINDIKASQIICYDLRFPEITRYPASQGAKVIFYVAQWTTRNINHWRTLLRARAIENCVYVIACNSVGKVTNKNHVGNTYAGNSMVIDPNGNIVEEGKDQEEIITAEIHIQKVTKQQKYIPIFENLRPDVYKHAE, encoded by the coding sequence ATGAAAATACAATTATTTCAAATGGAGATTATAGAAGGAGAAGTTAAGCAAAACGAAAAACGTATTGAGTCCTTATTTGAAGAAAAGCTGGATATAGATACTGAGATTGTTGTGATACCTGAAATGTGGAATACTGGTTATGATTTGAAAAATGTAGCAGAAAAAGCAGATATTGATTTAAAGAGAACTTTTCCTTTTATTCAAAGTTTAGCAACCAAACATCATGTGAATATCATTGCAGGTTCAGTTTCAAATAAAAGGAATGACAACATCTATAATACAGCCTTTGCGGTATCAAAAACGGGTGAGCTGCTCTATCAAAAAGATAAGATACATCTCGTGCCGATGTTAGATGAACATCATTATTTAACAGGTGGAGATGAAGTTCCAAATGTATTTGAGATTAACGATATCAAAGCCAGTCAAATCATATGCTACGATTTACGTTTTCCAGAAATCACACGCTATCCAGCTTCTCAAGGTGCAAAAGTCATATTCTACGTTGCACAATGGACTACCAGAAATATAAACCATTGGAGAACACTATTGAGGGCGAGAGCTATAGAAAATTGTGTCTATGTCATTGCATGTAACAGCGTAGGAAAAGTGACTAATAAAAATCATGTCGGAAACACATACGCAGGGAATTCAATGGTCATTGATCCAAATGGAAACATTGTAGAAGAGGGGAAAGACCAAGAAGAGATTATAACCGCAGAAATCCATATACAGAAAGTTACAAAACAACAAAAATACATCCCAATATTTGAAAACCTTAGACCGGATGTTTATAAGCATGCAGAATAG
- a CDS encoding MBL fold metallo-hydrolase has protein sequence MELVQISRHIYRLTYKTVVGIPVKINTWYVLDGENVYIIDTGMEDYAHTQLNIAKSLGIPKSILLTHGHLDHINGAKYLRDNLNIPIYAHEIETPFINGEKPYPNKAEKETTGVEHQVESLSDNIIKTLPVDVYLTPGHTPGHVIYHHKDDNVLLTGDLFFSNAESLHPPIRKFTVDMGENINSGRIIEEIKPSIISSSHGEDVKYNCDLYRIYKFIYE, from the coding sequence TTGGAGCTTGTCCAAATTTCTAGACATATTTACAGACTTACTTACAAAACCGTTGTGGGAATTCCAGTCAAAATCAATACATGGTACGTGCTAGATGGTGAGAATGTTTATATCATTGATACCGGAATGGAAGACTATGCACATACTCAGTTAAATATAGCAAAATCTTTAGGTATCCCCAAAAGTATCTTATTGACACATGGCCATTTAGATCACATTAATGGCGCCAAGTATTTAAGAGATAATTTAAATATTCCTATTTACGCGCACGAAATTGAAACTCCGTTTATCAATGGTGAAAAGCCCTATCCAAACAAGGCAGAAAAGGAAACAACAGGCGTGGAACATCAAGTTGAAAGTTTAAGTGACAACATCATTAAAACGTTGCCTGTAGATGTATATTTAACACCCGGTCATACACCAGGACATGTGATATACCACCATAAAGATGACAATGTGTTGCTAACTGGAGACTTATTCTTTTCTAATGCTGAATCCTTACATCCACCGATTCGAAAGTTCACAGTGGATATGGGTGAAAATATTAATAGCGGGCGAATTATAGAAGAAATTAAACCTTCTATTATTTCTTCATCACATGGTGAAGATGTCAAATACAACTGTGATTTATATCGTATTTATAAATTTATATATGAATAA
- a CDS encoding SDR family oxidoreductase, producing the protein MTIENKVVVITGASSGIGEATAKLLAEKGAKVVLGARREERLVKLAEEIKSNGGQVAYRVTDVVNPDDIQQLVQLAKDTFGGVDVIFLNAGIMPNSPLSELKTDEWNSMVDINIKGVLNGIAAVLPTFTSQKSGHIITTSSVAGLKAYPGGAVYGATKWAVRDLMEVLRMESAQEGTNIRTATIYPAAINTELLDTITDKNSSEGMTALYEQYGISPDRVANVVAFAIDQPEDTNVNEFTIGPTSQPW; encoded by the coding sequence ATGACAATTGAAAACAAAGTAGTTGTAATTACAGGCGCAAGTTCAGGTATTGGTGAAGCCACAGCTAAGCTGTTAGCTGAGAAAGGTGCAAAAGTTGTACTTGGTGCAAGACGTGAAGAGCGTTTAGTAAAATTAGCTGAAGAAATCAAATCGAATGGTGGTCAAGTGGCGTATCGCGTCACAGATGTTGTTAATCCGGATGATATTCAGCAGCTTGTTCAACTAGCTAAAGACACTTTTGGTGGTGTCGATGTAATCTTCTTAAACGCTGGAATAATGCCTAATTCACCACTTTCTGAGTTAAAAACTGACGAGTGGAACAGCATGGTTGACATTAATATTAAAGGTGTATTGAATGGTATCGCCGCAGTATTGCCAACATTTACATCGCAAAAGTCTGGACATATCATCACTACTTCTTCAGTAGCTGGGCTTAAAGCTTACCCAGGCGGTGCGGTTTATGGCGCAACAAAGTGGGCTGTTCGTGATTTAATGGAAGTTTTGCGTATGGAATCTGCCCAAGAAGGTACGAATATCCGCACAGCAACGATTTATCCAGCCGCAATCAACACAGAATTGTTGGATACGATTACGGATAAAAATAGCTCTGAAGGTATGACTGCGTTGTACGAACAATATGGTATTTCACCAGATCGTGTTGCCAATGTTGTTGCATTTGCGATTGATCAGCCGGAAGATACGAACGTCAATGAGTTCACAATTGGACCGACAAGTCAACCTTGGTAA